A single window of Treponema denticola ATCC 35405 DNA harbors:
- a CDS encoding lysophospholipid acyltransferase family protein — MGALIAILCCLVALSWRAALIGVCHSVYRRGCDWVNSEVIVGPAPRLLFAIFKQYIGFRFEGDYSLTDQLPEQYLVISNHQSILDIVVHMNYYNGTRLRFVAKEELGHNVPLVSPMLKSGKHCLVKRTGSPTQAMKAVDKFADHVVKNNLIPVIFPEGSRSKDGNLKTFHAAGFRRFLNAAPMPVAVCAVDGGWKISSLTRMAKNLKGGAYRIKLLKIYDAPKTKEEQIKILEEGKALIQAQLDEWRKADKK, encoded by the coding sequence ATGGGTGCTCTTATTGCGATTTTATGTTGTTTGGTAGCCTTGTCATGGAGGGCTGCGTTGATAGGTGTATGTCATTCCGTTTACAGACGCGGCTGTGATTGGGTTAATAGCGAAGTAATTGTAGGACCTGCTCCGCGCTTATTGTTTGCGATTTTTAAACAATATATCGGTTTTAGGTTTGAAGGAGACTATAGCCTTACGGATCAGCTGCCTGAGCAGTATTTGGTTATATCCAATCATCAAAGTATTTTAGACATAGTGGTTCACATGAACTATTATAACGGAACGCGTCTCCGCTTTGTTGCAAAAGAAGAACTCGGACATAATGTTCCCCTTGTTTCTCCTATGCTTAAAAGCGGAAAACATTGTTTGGTAAAAAGAACGGGGAGCCCGACGCAGGCTATGAAGGCAGTCGATAAATTTGCAGACCATGTTGTAAAAAACAATCTTATTCCCGTTATCTTCCCCGAAGGTTCCCGCTCAAAGGACGGTAATTTAAAAACTTTTCATGCGGCCGGGTTCCGCCGATTTTTAAATGCGGCACCAATGCCTGTAGCAGTCTGTGCCGTTGACGGAGGTTGGAAAATATCTTCGCTGACCCGTATGGCAAAAAACCTAAAAGGCGGCGCATACAGGATTAAACTTTTAAAAATTTATGATGCTCCTAAGACAAAGGAAGAACAGATTAAGATTCTTGAAGAGGGAAAAGCCCTCATACAGGCCCAGCTTGATGAGTGGCGTAAAGCCGATAAAAAATAG
- a CDS encoding ATP-dependent DNA helicase, with product MEYFDDDYFDDEKIYPLDPKTVSSLLEEDGPLASFFERYEAREPQLALTKSICRCFNEEAIGVFEAGTGVGKSLAYLLPAMMWAKQNKKRVVISTGTINLQQQLIEKDVLTAKKILGKGFQDMKACLVKGRHNFLCLRRMTQALRENDFFTEGQEELDKIKEWATETKDGSRSDLDFMPTEKVWSTVCSEPDNCPMNKCPYFSGCFVMKLKREAENSSILVANHHILFADLSVRAEGFGYQGTAVLPSYDNIIIDEAHGIEDAAQSFFSSDISRFALHKQINLLYRFRRGKQAGILSGIVSISKKAELFTEIINLLEVAAASFNILEEQALQVLQTYQSKSLAQTSSDEKEKLLSCVDNFFKNINNLNIKLENLINAADGEEDEEGYIREGLVVLRRLKKMASVMENFLNSSEFPNDVFWFEKIKTSQGEAVRFIQTPLNLAPIMRRSVFMPMATVICVSATLKIGDDFNFWLNRNGLYNFTEKKIIKDFFPSPFPYEKNVVFNIPTDMPMPDENNFQDAVNETVLALLEITQGKTLILFTSYDSLQKTCEYVREHIDEKIKILKQGEADRMQLLYEFKDDVTSCLFATSSFWAGVDVPGESLSHVILVKLPFAVPTEPIFKARADLIEKSGGNSFMQLSVPEAVVQFRQGFGRLMRSNTDRGIVTVLDKRILVKRYGSIFIQSIPQTIQCFSETKAVLNKIEDFLYNN from the coding sequence ATGGAATACTTTGATGATGATTATTTTGACGACGAAAAAATATACCCCCTGGACCCTAAAACGGTTTCTTCTCTTTTGGAGGAGGATGGACCCCTTGCTTCTTTTTTTGAAAGATACGAAGCCCGTGAGCCGCAGCTTGCTTTAACAAAATCGATTTGCCGCTGTTTTAATGAAGAGGCTATAGGCGTCTTTGAGGCCGGTACCGGGGTAGGGAAGAGCCTTGCTTATCTTTTGCCTGCAATGATGTGGGCAAAACAAAATAAAAAACGCGTTGTAATTTCTACAGGGACTATAAATTTACAGCAGCAGCTCATCGAAAAGGATGTTCTTACTGCAAAGAAAATTTTGGGAAAGGGTTTTCAGGATATGAAGGCTTGCCTTGTAAAGGGGCGGCATAATTTTTTATGCTTACGCCGGATGACTCAGGCATTAAGGGAGAACGATTTTTTTACTGAAGGACAGGAAGAACTTGACAAGATAAAAGAATGGGCAACCGAAACAAAGGACGGCAGCCGCTCGGACCTTGATTTTATGCCGACGGAAAAAGTTTGGTCTACTGTTTGTTCCGAGCCCGATAACTGCCCTATGAATAAGTGCCCTTATTTTTCAGGCTGCTTTGTGATGAAGCTAAAACGCGAAGCGGAAAACTCTTCCATACTGGTTGCTAATCATCACATTTTATTTGCAGACCTTTCAGTTAGGGCAGAAGGCTTCGGCTATCAGGGAACGGCAGTTCTTCCTTCTTACGATAATATAATAATCGATGAAGCTCACGGAATTGAAGACGCTGCACAAAGTTTTTTTTCAAGCGATATTTCCCGCTTTGCCTTGCACAAGCAAATCAACTTACTTTACCGCTTTAGGCGAGGAAAGCAGGCAGGCATTTTAAGCGGCATAGTTTCAATCTCCAAAAAGGCGGAACTTTTTACCGAAATCATAAATCTTCTTGAAGTTGCTGCAGCTTCTTTTAATATTCTTGAAGAACAAGCCTTGCAGGTTCTGCAAACCTATCAGTCAAAAAGCCTCGCACAAACTTCAAGCGATGAAAAGGAAAAGCTCTTATCTTGTGTAGACAATTTTTTTAAAAACATAAACAACCTAAACATAAAACTTGAAAACCTTATTAATGCAGCTGATGGAGAAGAAGATGAAGAAGGCTATATAAGAGAGGGTCTTGTAGTCTTGCGCCGCTTAAAAAAAATGGCTTCCGTAATGGAAAACTTTTTAAACAGCAGCGAATTCCCAAACGATGTTTTTTGGTTTGAAAAAATAAAAACCTCTCAAGGGGAGGCTGTCCGCTTTATTCAGACACCGTTAAATTTGGCACCGATAATGCGGCGTTCGGTTTTTATGCCCATGGCAACGGTCATCTGTGTTTCCGCTACCTTAAAAATCGGAGACGATTTTAACTTTTGGCTTAATAGAAACGGCCTTTATAATTTTACCGAAAAGAAAATTATAAAAGATTTTTTCCCTTCTCCTTTTCCATACGAAAAAAATGTTGTCTTTAATATTCCGACAGATATGCCCATGCCTGATGAAAACAATTTTCAAGATGCCGTAAACGAAACCGTCCTCGCCTTATTGGAAATAACCCAAGGCAAGACCCTTATTTTGTTTACGTCTTATGATTCTCTTCAAAAAACTTGCGAATATGTAAGAGAGCATATTGATGAAAAAATAAAGATTTTAAAACAGGGCGAGGCGGATAGAATGCAGCTTTTATACGAATTTAAAGATGATGTTACAAGCTGCTTATTTGCGACTTCGTCTTTTTGGGCAGGGGTGGACGTTCCGGGAGAATCCCTTTCCCACGTAATTTTGGTAAAACTTCCCTTTGCGGTTCCGACCGAACCCATATTTAAAGCAAGGGCGGACTTAATCGAAAAATCGGGCGGAAATTCATTTATGCAGTTGAGCGTTCCCGAAGCTGTTGTACAATTTAGGCAGGGTTTTGGAAGGCTCATGCGTTCCAATACCGACAGGGGTATAGTTACCGTCTTGGATAAAAGAATTTTAGTAAAGCGTTACGGTTCAATATTTATTCAAAGCATTCCGCAAACAATTCAATGTTTTTCGGAAACAAAAGCCGTATTGAATAAAATAGAAGATTTTTTGTATAATAACTAG
- a CDS encoding Rpn family recombination-promoting nuclease/putative transposase: MVKRFEDLTFTDDFMFCKAMQNPDLCKGLIEMILADTIGKIAYISIQHNLKNYEQAKSVRFDVLVQTENGNLYDVEMQVSNEKNIPKRMRFYQAAIDISFLDKGNFYNDLNDSFIIFICLFDVIGKNRPVYTFENICIEDKNISLQDGTKKVIINSEAFKNTEDKDLKEFLEYLKTGKPNNEFTRRIEEVIQTIKENEQARQEYRLMSTFEMDARYKGFSEGLKQTAKNMKMEKLDISLIKKITGLSESEIEKL, encoded by the coding sequence ATGGTAAAAAGATTTGAAGATTTGACATTTACGGATGACTTTATGTTTTGTAAAGCTATGCAAAATCCTGACTTATGTAAAGGACTGATTGAAATGATACTAGCCGATACAATAGGTAAAATTGCATATATTTCGATACAGCATAATCTTAAAAACTATGAACAGGCAAAGTCGGTGAGATTTGATGTTTTAGTGCAGACAGAAAACGGTAATTTATACGATGTTGAAATGCAGGTAAGCAACGAGAAGAATATACCTAAAAGAATGAGGTTTTACCAAGCAGCTATAGACATTTCGTTCTTGGATAAAGGGAATTTCTATAACGATTTAAATGACAGCTTTATAATTTTTATCTGTTTATTTGATGTTATCGGTAAAAATAGACCTGTTTATACTTTTGAAAATATTTGTATAGAAGATAAAAATATATCTTTACAAGACGGAACAAAAAAGGTTATAATAAATTCAGAGGCTTTTAAAAATACCGAAGATAAAGATTTAAAAGAATTTTTAGAATATCTTAAAACAGGTAAGCCAAATAATGAATTTACAAGGAGGATAGAAGAAGTGATACAAACAATAAAAGAAAACGAACAAGCAAGACAAGAATATAGATTAATGTCTACTTTTGAGATGGACGCTAGGTATAAAGGTTTTTCAGAAGGCTTAAAGCAAACGGCTAAAAATATGAAAATGGAAAAGCTGGATATATCTTTAATTAAAAAAATAACCGGTCTTTCCGAATCCGAAATAGAAAAACTGTAA
- a CDS encoding OmpA family protein, whose amino-acid sequence MINIQTAKNYYKPKNRTFVKKLFLICFLFSFCLNLLLGQENLSQGKILITERADYSVYIDGKYVGLTSRETRLYMSETRLGNEEAYLYEGEAFVLQKTRKDGLKAALLIDSILPISFKFIPEQDEEDIENPYQPQIFDEDSGYPLLRNFPILPETEFTPDDMGKTWKGKCTVVVRPKPEKTAVRIPVNAGFKYKGKTILNGQSVHHVEAAFGLRYKHSDTLGDEKLMSSEGGRKTDIYLDDINRPVLIREKIDEEFFYADGKKIKHRGFLLHFYSYTGNALVQGGLAQGTRSQEAASKKTSSQEIPLQKERPEIKPNKDFEVTKTKRGTMLRLKNLQFEPDRAVLLKGEEAKLDEIAKILKKSESEFFFVEGHTADVGKPEEEKILSQERAKTVIEKLVKRGIPAEKFIYQGAGGTKPISPNGTEEGRSQNRRVEITIIG is encoded by the coding sequence ATGATAAATATTCAGACAGCTAAAAATTACTATAAACCAAAAAACCGCACCTTTGTAAAAAAACTTTTTTTAATCTGCTTTCTCTTTAGTTTTTGTTTAAATCTTCTTTTAGGGCAAGAAAATTTATCCCAAGGCAAAATACTCATTACGGAAAGAGCCGATTACTCCGTCTACATTGACGGGAAATATGTGGGGCTCACTTCCAGAGAAACCCGCCTTTATATGAGCGAAACAAGGCTCGGCAATGAGGAAGCCTATCTTTACGAGGGAGAAGCCTTTGTTCTTCAAAAAACCAGGAAAGACGGGCTTAAAGCCGCTTTACTGATAGATTCGATCTTACCCATTTCATTTAAATTTATTCCGGAACAAGATGAAGAAGATATTGAAAATCCTTACCAGCCTCAAATTTTCGATGAAGATTCGGGTTATCCTCTTTTAAGAAATTTTCCGATTTTGCCTGAAACAGAGTTTACTCCCGATGACATGGGAAAAACTTGGAAAGGAAAATGTACCGTAGTAGTAAGACCCAAGCCTGAAAAAACGGCTGTAAGGATTCCGGTAAATGCAGGTTTTAAATATAAGGGAAAAACTATTTTAAACGGCCAAAGCGTTCATCATGTAGAAGCAGCCTTTGGACTCCGCTACAAACACAGTGACACGCTGGGCGATGAGAAACTTATGAGCTCGGAAGGCGGAAGAAAGACGGACATCTATCTTGATGATATAAATAGGCCCGTTTTGATACGGGAAAAAATAGATGAAGAGTTTTTTTATGCGGACGGAAAAAAAATAAAACACCGAGGTTTTTTGCTTCATTTTTATTCTTATACGGGAAATGCCCTTGTACAAGGAGGCCTTGCACAAGGCACCCGCTCACAAGAAGCCGCCTCAAAAAAAACGTCCTCACAAGAAATTCCTTTGCAAAAAGAAAGGCCGGAAATCAAACCCAATAAAGATTTTGAGGTAACTAAAACAAAACGGGGCACAATGCTGAGGCTTAAAAATCTTCAATTTGAACCTGATAGGGCTGTTCTTTTAAAAGGAGAAGAAGCAAAGCTTGATGAGATAGCAAAGATTTTAAAAAAATCGGAGAGCGAATTCTTTTTTGTGGAAGGTCATACAGCCGATGTCGGTAAGCCGGAAGAAGAAAAAATTCTGTCCCAAGAAAGGGCTAAGACCGTCATCGAAAAACTTGTAAAAAGGGGCATACCGGCCGAAAAGTTTATCTATCAGGGTGCCGGCGGAACAAAGCCAATCTCCCCAAACGGCACCGAGGAAGGACGCTCTCAAAATAGACGCGTCGAGATTACTATTATAGGCTAA
- a CDS encoding aspartate ammonia-lyase, protein MRREHDLLGELDIPEDAYYGIQTFRSVENFQITGLRLCDFPDFIKGLAYTKQAAAEANHELGYLSDEVYKAMIQACKEVAEGKFDKEFVVDMIQGGAGTSTNMNANEVIANRANEILGKAKGTYSPCHPNNHVNFAQSTNDAYPTAAKLGISLNTPALIDELKSLVASFRKKAQELGENIKMGRTQLQDAVPMTLGQEFESYAASLENEIPQIQFARENLHTINMGATAIGTGINSDPNYTPKVTSHLAKISGLDLKAAKNMIAATNDTSDFVTYSSQLKRLSAKLSKICSDLRLLSSGPRTGLYDISLPPMQPGSSIMPGKVNPVIPEVVNQVCYRVIGNDTAVILAAESGQLELNVFEPVIIYSIFESIKLLINAMKTLRERCVTGIVGNYEHCKESVHRSIGLVTALNPVIGYEASSDIAKTALRDNRSVYDLVLERGLLSKEKLDEVLKPENMTKPRKL, encoded by the coding sequence ATGCGAAGGGAACATGACTTACTCGGAGAATTGGATATTCCGGAAGATGCTTATTATGGAATTCAAACATTCCGCAGTGTTGAAAATTTTCAAATTACAGGATTAAGGCTCTGTGATTTTCCCGATTTTATTAAGGGTCTTGCTTATACAAAGCAGGCTGCAGCCGAAGCCAACCATGAACTCGGCTATTTAAGCGATGAAGTTTACAAGGCTATGATTCAGGCTTGTAAAGAAGTTGCCGAAGGCAAATTCGATAAGGAATTTGTAGTCGATATGATTCAGGGCGGAGCAGGAACTTCTACCAATATGAATGCAAATGAAGTTATCGCCAACCGCGCAAACGAAATCTTAGGAAAGGCCAAGGGAACTTATTCGCCCTGCCATCCCAATAATCACGTAAACTTTGCTCAATCTACAAACGACGCTTATCCTACAGCTGCAAAGCTCGGCATCTCGTTAAATACACCGGCTCTTATAGATGAACTCAAATCTCTTGTTGCTTCTTTTAGAAAAAAGGCCCAAGAACTTGGAGAAAATATCAAGATGGGAAGAACCCAGCTTCAAGATGCCGTACCCATGACCCTCGGCCAAGAGTTTGAATCCTATGCCGCTTCTTTGGAAAACGAAATTCCTCAGATTCAGTTTGCAAGGGAAAATCTTCACACCATAAACATGGGAGCTACCGCTATCGGAACAGGTATCAACTCGGATCCTAACTATACACCGAAAGTAACCTCTCATCTGGCAAAAATTTCGGGTCTTGATCTAAAGGCTGCAAAAAACATGATAGCTGCCACGAACGATACATCCGACTTTGTAACATATTCTTCACAATTAAAGCGCCTTTCTGCAAAGCTTTCAAAGATATGCAGCGATTTACGCCTTCTTTCTTCGGGCCCCAGAACAGGACTTTACGATATAAGTCTTCCTCCGATGCAGCCCGGTTCTTCTATCATGCCCGGAAAGGTAAACCCGGTTATTCCTGAGGTTGTCAATCAGGTTTGCTACAGGGTTATCGGAAATGATACTGCCGTTATCTTGGCTGCAGAATCAGGCCAGCTTGAACTCAACGTTTTTGAACCCGTTATAATTTATTCTATCTTTGAGTCGATTAAGCTTCTTATAAATGCAATGAAGACTTTGAGGGAACGATGCGTTACGGGCATTGTAGGAAACTATGAGCATTGTAAGGAAAGCGTTCACCGAAGTATCGGCTTGGTTACGGCCTTAAATCCCGTCATCGGTTATGAGGCTTCTTCCGATATTGCAAAGACTGCCTTGCGCGATAACCGCAGCGTTTATGACCTTGTTTTGGAAAGAGGGCTTCTTTCAAAAGAAAAATTGGATGAGGTTTTAAAACCCGAAAACATGACAAAGCCCAGAAAGCTTTAG
- a CDS encoding YifB family Mg chelatase-like AAA ATPase encodes MEILSFSSFGYEGELIKVEADLRRGLPVIDIVGLPGSAVKEARDRMRAAIRNSGLEFPVSRILINLSPADQKKEGSGFDLPIAIAVLTAKEAEKNSAEVKAKAQTIIPQDEGRAEESVMIMGELELSGRVRPVRGLIGAISAARSQGIKYFIVPKENEAEALIEDGINVFGVSDLIEALEFFYKIENGKFNAKPQGVKKESFPAKEAAHLFVWSDTEETENFDFQKDSKSGLGLVKGFEDIRGQDGLIRALEIAAAGGHNLIAYGPPGCGKTLSLSRFPLLLPDMDEKTAMETTRIYSIAGLLPQSAPSPRLLKRPPFRMPSQNASMEGIIGGAGKCMPGEVSLAHGGVLFLDEAAQFKASVLQSLRAPLETGSVTLSRAGRSSTFPARFQLLLAINPCPCGNFGSPGKVCTCLPYEIEKYWKKLTAPLLDRIDIRVPVMPPKPENILAEAKYSTQTMREKIKNARLIQWERLKFTNKEKKMQNIIYENAKLLPQETAEVCKMSGEAERFFSVIVDSKKLSGRGSHALLKISRTIADIESSKNISLAHIEEAAALRQWIKYLPDFL; translated from the coding sequence ATGGAAATTTTAAGTTTTTCGTCATTCGGGTATGAAGGAGAATTGATTAAGGTCGAGGCTGATTTAAGGCGGGGCTTGCCGGTTATCGACATAGTGGGGCTCCCGGGTTCTGCGGTAAAGGAAGCAAGGGATAGGATGAGGGCCGCCATCAGGAATTCGGGACTTGAATTTCCCGTAAGCAGGATACTGATAAATTTAAGCCCTGCCGATCAAAAAAAAGAAGGGAGCGGTTTTGATCTTCCTATTGCCATCGCCGTCCTAACGGCAAAAGAAGCGGAGAAAAATTCGGCAGAGGTTAAAGCAAAAGCTCAAACTATAATTCCTCAAGATGAAGGCAGGGCGGAAGAATCCGTGATGATAATGGGCGAGCTTGAGCTTTCAGGCAGGGTAAGGCCTGTGCGCGGACTCATAGGAGCTATCTCGGCAGCCCGTTCTCAGGGCATCAAATACTTTATAGTTCCAAAAGAAAACGAGGCCGAGGCCCTCATCGAAGACGGCATCAACGTATTCGGAGTATCCGATTTAATAGAAGCCCTCGAATTTTTCTACAAAATAGAAAACGGAAAATTCAATGCAAAGCCTCAGGGGGTAAAAAAAGAAAGCTTCCCCGCTAAGGAAGCAGCACATCTTTTTGTATGGAGCGATACGGAAGAAACGGAAAATTTCGATTTTCAAAAAGACTCAAAAAGCGGGCTCGGCTTGGTAAAAGGCTTTGAAGATATCCGCGGACAGGACGGCCTTATACGGGCTTTAGAAATAGCGGCGGCAGGAGGACATAACCTCATAGCCTACGGCCCTCCCGGCTGCGGAAAAACCCTTTCTTTAAGCCGCTTTCCCCTCCTCCTCCCCGACATGGACGAAAAAACGGCAATGGAAACCACCCGCATTTACAGCATCGCAGGCCTCTTGCCCCAATCTGCACCGAGTCCCCGCCTTTTAAAAAGGCCGCCCTTTAGGATGCCTTCTCAAAATGCAAGTATGGAGGGCATCATAGGAGGAGCCGGAAAATGTATGCCGGGCGAAGTTTCCCTCGCTCACGGGGGCGTTCTTTTTTTAGATGAAGCCGCTCAATTTAAGGCAAGCGTTTTACAAAGCCTCCGTGCGCCCTTGGAAACGGGAAGCGTAACATTGAGCCGTGCCGGAAGAAGCAGCACCTTCCCTGCCCGCTTTCAGCTTCTACTTGCGATTAACCCATGCCCCTGCGGAAACTTCGGGAGCCCCGGAAAGGTCTGCACCTGCCTCCCCTACGAAATCGAAAAATATTGGAAAAAACTTACGGCCCCCCTCTTGGACAGAATCGATATAAGAGTTCCGGTCATGCCGCCCAAACCTGAAAACATTTTGGCGGAGGCAAAATATTCTACCCAAACGATGAGAGAAAAAATAAAAAACGCAAGGCTCATTCAATGGGAAAGATTAAAATTTACAAATAAGGAGAAAAAAATGCAAAACATAATTTATGAAAACGCAAAACTTTTACCCCAAGAAACGGCAGAAGTTTGCAAAATGAGCGGCGAGGCGGAAAGATTTTTTTCCGTGATTGTTGACTCAAAAAAACTTTCGGGACGAGGAAGCCATGCCCTCTTAAAAATATCCCGCACAATCGCCGACATCGAGTCAAGCAAAAATATTTCCTTAGCCCATATCGAAGAAGCAGCAGCCTTGAGGCAGTGGATAAAGTATCTTCCCGATTTTTTGTAA
- a CDS encoding Panacea domain-containing protein, whose translation MNIHKLIEVVNYMLKKYEYRLNYTKLLKMLYLADRQSYDDTGSPITGDTYTALKAGPILSNTYNLIRNKGNQNDQNLWNSRFLKDAYDLVALTDKIPCNTLSDYEKEVLDGIDSKFHNYTFTDLIEYTHANCPEWKAPKDSALPISIESILQALGKSPDEIAFIIEEEESFAQEEAALAQLSELNA comes from the coding sequence ATGAATATACATAAACTCATTGAAGTTGTAAATTATATGCTCAAAAAATATGAGTATCGGCTTAATTATACAAAACTTCTTAAAATGCTCTACCTTGCCGATCGTCAATCCTATGATGATACCGGCTCTCCTATTACGGGCGATACCTATACAGCCTTAAAAGCGGGGCCTATATTATCAAATACATATAATCTTATCCGTAATAAAGGCAATCAAAACGATCAGAATCTATGGAATAGCCGTTTTTTAAAAGACGCTTACGATCTTGTGGCTCTAACAGATAAGATACCCTGTAATACACTATCCGACTACGAAAAAGAAGTTTTAGACGGTATCGACTCTAAATTTCATAATTACACATTTACAGACCTTATCGAATATACTCATGCAAACTGCCCGGAATGGAAAGCCCCTAAAGATTCAGCCCTACCGATAAGTATTGAATCTATCCTACAAGCCCTAGGCAAAAGCCCCGATGAGATAGCTTTTATTATTGAAGAGGAAGAGTCTTTTGCTCAAGAAGAAGCTGCCCTTGCTCAACTATCCGAATTAAATGCCTAA
- a CDS encoding phospho-sugar mutase encodes MDKNEILNRAKKYVSEEKEVKFAEEVKALIEKNDEKELYDRFYRDLEFGTAGLRGIIGGGTNRMNPLVIKNATQGLADYLIEAKSEKAKAGSLSAVIAYDSRRFSDVFAKTAALIFAANNIRCYLFSSLRPTPELSYAIRELGCDTGIVVTASHNPPEYNGYKAYWSDGAQITPPHDLGIIKKVGEVSSIKMMSEEEALKNGKLVIIDKEIDEKYWAMLKKKISRQEIIKNMASKVKIVYTPLHGTGAMHVEKVLGEMGFNVISVPEQREPDGNFPTVSYPNPEDPKALKMAMDLAIKEGADILMATDPDADRFACAVKNDAGEMQLISGNQMGALFADYICLTLKEQNKLPQNAAIVRSIVTSPLSDLIAASYNVQSEECLTGFKWICGVAERMVSTGSHSYLYGYEESFGYNFGTEVRDKDGIASSAICAEMTLYWRSKGKSLLDRLNEIFSQFGFYGEKTINMVYPGAEGLKIMQDMMVRVRERNLSEIAGVKVKTIRDIQESTEYSPLEPAKKTKVTLPKSNVLQYYLEDGSIICIRPSGTEPKIKIYIIHSEKVVSSVEEAKKQSDKKIAEFEKEFNGVLNA; translated from the coding sequence ATGGATAAAAATGAAATATTAAATAGAGCAAAAAAATATGTTTCCGAAGAAAAGGAAGTAAAATTCGCAGAAGAGGTTAAGGCTTTAATCGAAAAAAATGATGAAAAGGAATTATATGACCGCTTTTATAGGGACTTGGAATTCGGAACGGCAGGTTTAAGGGGAATTATAGGGGGCGGCACAAACCGCATGAATCCTTTAGTAATAAAAAATGCAACCCAAGGACTTGCGGATTATCTGATTGAAGCAAAATCTGAGAAGGCTAAGGCCGGCTCTTTAAGTGCCGTAATTGCCTACGATTCAAGACGCTTTTCGGATGTTTTTGCAAAAACGGCTGCTCTTATTTTTGCGGCAAACAATATCCGCTGTTACCTTTTTTCGAGCCTTAGGCCTACGCCGGAACTTTCTTATGCCATAAGGGAACTCGGCTGCGATACGGGAATTGTAGTAACAGCCTCGCACAACCCTCCCGAATACAACGGCTACAAGGCCTACTGGTCGGACGGAGCCCAGATTACCCCGCCCCATGATTTAGGGATAATCAAAAAGGTAGGCGAGGTTTCTTCAATCAAAATGATGAGCGAAGAAGAAGCTCTTAAAAACGGAAAGCTCGTAATAATCGATAAAGAAATCGATGAAAAATACTGGGCTATGCTTAAAAAGAAAATCAGCCGTCAAGAAATTATTAAAAATATGGCTTCCAAGGTAAAGATAGTTTACACTCCCCTTCACGGAACGGGAGCTATGCATGTAGAAAAGGTACTGGGAGAAATGGGCTTTAATGTTATAAGCGTTCCCGAGCAGCGTGAACCTGACGGGAATTTCCCGACGGTAAGCTATCCCAATCCCGAAGACCCCAAAGCCTTAAAGATGGCCATGGATTTAGCTATAAAGGAAGGAGCCGATATTCTGATGGCCACAGATCCCGATGCCGACCGCTTTGCCTGTGCAGTAAAAAACGATGCAGGCGAAATGCAGCTTATAAGCGGCAATCAGATGGGAGCCCTCTTTGCGGATTATATCTGTCTTACATTAAAAGAACAAAATAAACTGCCTCAAAATGCCGCAATAGTACGCTCGATAGTAACCTCCCCCTTAAGCGATTTGATTGCGGCCTCTTACAATGTGCAAAGCGAAGAATGTCTTACCGGCTTTAAGTGGATATGCGGCGTTGCCGAAAGAATGGTAAGCACGGGCTCCCACTCCTATCTTTACGGTTATGAAGAAAGCTTCGGCTACAACTTCGGAACCGAGGTAAGAGATAAGGACGGTATTGCCTCTTCTGCAATTTGTGCCGAGATGACCCTCTATTGGAGGAGCAAGGGAAAGAGTCTTTTAGACAGGCTAAACGAAATCTTTTCTCAATTCGGTTTTTACGGAGAAAAGACCATCAATATGGTATACCCGGGAGCAGAAGGCTTAAAGATTATGCAGGACATGATGGTAAGAGTTCGGGAAAGAAATTTAAGCGAAATCGCCGGCGTGAAGGTAAAAACCATCAGGGATATTCAGGAAAGCACGGAATATTCTCCATTAGAGCCGGCCAAAAAAACTAAGGTTACTTTACCTAAGAGCAATGTTCTTCAATATTATTTGGAAGACGGCTCCATAATATGCATAAGGCCCAGCGGCACCGAACCCAAGATAAAGATCTACATAATCCATTCCGAAAAGGTTGTTTCATCGGTTGAAGAAGCTAAAAAACAATCGGATAAAAAGATTGCCGAATTCGAAAAAGAATTTAACGGTGTACTAAACGCATAA